In a genomic window of Bacteroidota bacterium:
- a CDS encoding AMP-binding protein: protein MHIDFLINIFEKNTNTTAIIWKDQEFNYEWLLNRISYWEDKLAELLIRPGDLVALIGDFSPECVAVLLSLIENENIIIPLNNGSKSDYSEKYRISQAEKAIFISEFDTFSVKNFDVKAKHPFYTELRLRKVAGLVLFTSGTSGTPKGAVHDFTRLLEKFKTPRRALKTVNFLMFDHWGGLNTMFHTLSNAGVVLTTKDRSPDAICAFIQKHHIELLPASPTFFNLMLMSESYLHFDLSSLQIMSYGTEPMPEFTLKKLKSIFPNIKLQQTYGLIELGVLRTKSKSDDSLWVKVGGSGYQTRVVDGILQIKADSAMLGYLNAPSPFTDDGWFITGDSVEVNGEYLKILGRKSELINVGGEKVYPQEVENIILELGNVREVTVYGEKNTIIGNIVCANVTLKEPEEKKEFISRLKKHCFSRMKSFMIPVKINILENTQYNERFKKIRST, encoded by the coding sequence ATGCATATAGATTTTCTGATTAACATATTTGAGAAAAACACAAACACTACTGCAATCATCTGGAAGGATCAGGAGTTTAATTATGAATGGTTACTGAACAGAATATCCTATTGGGAGGATAAACTCGCTGAATTATTGATCAGACCGGGCGATTTAGTAGCACTTATTGGAGACTTTTCACCAGAATGTGTGGCGGTATTACTTTCACTAATTGAAAATGAAAACATTATTATTCCGCTTAATAACGGTTCTAAATCTGATTATTCTGAAAAATACCGGATTTCTCAGGCTGAAAAGGCAATTTTTATCAGCGAATTTGATACATTTAGTGTTAAAAATTTCGATGTAAAGGCTAAACATCCTTTTTACACTGAACTACGATTAAGAAAAGTGGCTGGATTGGTATTATTCACTTCAGGTACTTCAGGTACACCCAAAGGAGCTGTTCACGATTTCACCAGATTACTCGAAAAATTCAAAACGCCAAGACGGGCATTAAAAACCGTCAATTTTTTAATGTTCGATCATTGGGGAGGTTTGAACACGATGTTCCATACACTTTCCAATGCCGGGGTTGTACTTACAACCAAAGACCGGTCACCGGATGCCATCTGTGCCTTTATTCAAAAACACCACATCGAATTACTGCCCGCCTCACCGACTTTCTTTAACCTGATGTTAATGAGCGAGTCTTATCTTCATTTTGATTTAAGTAGTTTGCAGATAATGTCCTATGGTACAGAACCAATGCCGGAATTCACACTGAAGAAATTAAAGAGCATCTTTCCAAATATTAAACTTCAGCAAACCTATGGTTTAATAGAATTGGGAGTACTCCGCACAAAATCGAAGAGTGACGATTCCCTATGGGTGAAAGTGGGGGGCAGTGGGTATCAGACAAGGGTTGTTGATGGCATTTTACAAATTAAAGCGGACTCCGCGATGTTAGGATATTTAAATGCACCTAGTCCATTTACAGATGACGGATGGTTCATTACGGGTGATAGTGTTGAAGTAAACGGAGAATACCTCAAAATACTGGGAAGAAAATCAGAACTAATCAATGTCGGGGGCGAAAAGGTGTATCCTCAGGAAGTTGAAAATATTATTTTGGAATTGGGTAATGTACGTGAAGTTACCGTTTATGGTGAAAAAAATACCATTATAGGAAACATTGTTTGTGCAAATGTCACTTTAAAAGAACCTGAAGAAAAGAAAGAATTCATTTCCCGGCTTAAAAAACATTGTTTCAGCAGGATGAAAAGCTTTATGATTCCAGTTAAGATAAATATCCTCGAAAATACCCAGTATAATGAAAGGTTTAAAAAGATACGGAGTACCTAA
- a CDS encoding ketoacyl-ACP synthase III, with the protein MNIKISQISYHLPEKIVTNIDLQKENPEWDMEKLSEKSGVYSRHIAAVNETAFDLACIACDKLFLNDEDLKGAIDGVIFCTQSPDYIMPSNAFLIHRYLNLRQSAFAFDFNLACSGFIYGLSIARGFVATSLATNILLITADTYSKYIHPGDRSARILFGDGAAASLITKTETEGIIDVMLASSGKDFDFFYIPSGGCRIPKSQKTSVAEVDASGNIHSPENIHMNGFGVWKFIASTVPKQINEILSRNGFSANDIDLFIFHQASKMTIESLINAVKIDIEKVFINLGNKGNLVSASIPVALKDAENEGKLKNGDLILLSGFGVGLSWGTIIMRY; encoded by the coding sequence ATGAATATTAAAATTTCACAGATTAGTTATCATTTACCAGAGAAGATAGTTACGAATATCGATCTTCAGAAAGAGAATCCCGAATGGGATATGGAAAAACTCTCTGAAAAATCAGGTGTATACAGTCGACATATTGCAGCTGTAAATGAAACAGCTTTTGACCTTGCCTGTATTGCTTGTGATAAATTATTTCTGAACGATGAGGATTTAAAAGGAGCTATTGATGGTGTTATTTTCTGTACCCAAAGTCCAGACTATATTATGCCATCGAATGCTTTTTTAATTCACAGGTACCTGAATCTCAGACAGTCTGCTTTTGCTTTTGATTTCAATCTTGCCTGTTCAGGATTTATCTACGGACTTTCAATCGCAAGAGGTTTTGTTGCAACTTCCTTAGCAACAAATATTTTATTAATTACTGCAGACACTTATTCAAAATATATACATCCTGGAGACAGATCAGCCAGAATATTATTCGGAGATGGAGCCGCTGCTTCGTTAATTACAAAAACTGAAACAGAAGGAATAATTGATGTTATGCTTGCTAGTTCGGGCAAGGACTTCGATTTCTTTTATATACCTTCAGGTGGATGCCGTATCCCGAAATCACAGAAAACATCTGTTGCAGAAGTTGATGCAAGCGGGAATATCCATTCTCCTGAGAATATTCACATGAATGGATTCGGAGTTTGGAAATTTATCGCTTCAACGGTCCCAAAACAAATCAATGAAATCCTCAGTAGAAATGGCTTCTCGGCCAATGATATTGACTTGTTCATTTTTCATCAAGCAAGTAAAATGACTATTGAGTCATTGATAAATGCTGTCAAAATTGACATTGAGAAAGTATTTATAAATCTCGGAAACAAAGGCAACCTGGTCTCGGCTTCAATTCCTGTGGCATTAAAAGATGCAGAAAATGAAGGAAAATTGAAAAATGGCGACCTGATCCTCCTTTCGGGTTTTGGTGTAGGTTTATCATGGGGTACCATAATTATGAGATACTAA
- a CDS encoding MBL fold metallo-hydrolase has translation MTNIIKIIGAGVGSNCYIIENGIDAIIIDAGGEYETIINYLSGLSLKAILLTHGHYDHIFNVEKLRRKYKTQVYIHPADKILVKHAGFYSKIINGSEKIEIPSLDFFINDADTLDFKFVRIKVIHTPGHTEGGVCFYFDNNLFTGDVLMKNHLGRTDLPGGNKDKIKNSLKRITETFIDINIFPGHSENTTLVSEKNSNKELINIINT, from the coding sequence ATGACAAACATTATTAAAATAATTGGTGCTGGTGTAGGTTCAAATTGCTATATCATTGAAAATGGCATTGATGCTATTATTATTGACGCTGGTGGAGAATATGAAACTATTATCAACTATTTGTCAGGTCTATCATTGAAAGCAATCCTTCTAACCCACGGACACTACGATCACATCTTTAATGTTGAAAAATTAAGACGTAAATATAAAACACAAGTTTATATTCATCCAGCAGATAAAATACTGGTGAAGCATGCCGGCTTTTATTCGAAAATAATAAATGGTTCTGAAAAAATAGAAATCCCTTCACTCGACTTTTTTATAAACGACGCTGATACACTTGATTTCAAATTTGTAAGAATAAAAGTGATCCATACACCAGGTCATACAGAGGGAGGAGTTTGTTTTTATTTTGATAATAATTTATTTACAGGGGATGTGTTAATGAAGAACCATCTTGGAAGGACAGATCTGCCCGGTGGAAATAAGGACAAGATCAAAAACTCCTTAAAAAGGATAACCGAAACTTTTATTGATATAAATATCTTCCCGGGTCATAGTGAAAATACTACGCTTGTATCTGAAAAGAATTCCAACAAAGAGTTGATTAATATTATCAATACCTGA
- a CDS encoding SDR family oxidoreductase: MVITGTSSGIGKYLAEYYVSKGYQVIGCSRRETSIENENYTHFLLDVSIEKDVKAMINHVMRNFKRIDILINNAGFASTNHLLLFPTKTAENIVNTNFIGTFLFCREAAKAMVKKNWGRIVNVVSVDTPLKLEGTAVYAASKAAIVNFTEVIARELASYNITVNTVGPSPVKTGLIRGIPEEKFSHMINRQAIKRYCEFRDISNVIDFYISEGSDFVTGQNIYLGGV; this comes from the coding sequence ATGGTTATTACAGGCACTAGTTCAGGCATTGGGAAATACCTGGCAGAGTACTATGTATCTAAAGGATACCAAGTGATTGGATGCAGCCGAAGAGAGACAAGTATTGAAAATGAGAACTATACACATTTTTTACTTGATGTATCTATTGAAAAAGATGTTAAGGCAATGATCAACCACGTTATGAGGAACTTTAAAAGGATCGATATCCTTATTAACAATGCGGGATTTGCTTCCACTAACCATTTATTACTATTTCCAACAAAAACAGCTGAAAATATTGTTAATACTAATTTTATCGGCACTTTTCTTTTTTGCCGTGAAGCTGCCAAAGCAATGGTTAAAAAGAATTGGGGCAGGATAGTTAATGTCGTTTCTGTCGATACTCCTTTAAAATTAGAAGGCACTGCAGTTTATGCTGCGTCTAAGGCAGCGATCGTTAACTTCACTGAAGTGATTGCTAGAGAACTCGCATCTTACAATATCACTGTTAATACGGTTGGCCCATCGCCTGTCAAAACCGGTCTGATCAGAGGAATTCCAGAAGAGAAATTTTCACACATGATTAATCGTCAGGCGATAAAGCGATATTGTGAATTCAGGGACATCTCTAACGTGATAGATTTTTATATAAGCGAAGGCAGTGACTTTGTTACAGGACAAAACATCTATTTGGGAGGGGTTTGA